One Cucurbita pepo subsp. pepo cultivar mu-cu-16 chromosome LG11, ASM280686v2, whole genome shotgun sequence DNA window includes the following coding sequences:
- the LOC111804848 gene encoding uncharacterized protein LOC111804848 isoform X2, with the protein MIDAVESSINGGGFSHLQSCGDSSEEELSVLPRHTKVVVTGNNRTKSVLVGLQGVVKKAVGLGGWHWLVLTNGIEVKLQRNALSVIEAPTSNEEDDDLEFENLQWNGIDMASDDAQKPHKSRHRLHKSSGSSSHKTMSRSLSCDSQSKSSVSAPQGSTVDLSKLEMAALWRYWQHFNLVDAIPNPSKEQLIDLVQRHFMSQQLDELQVIRGFVKAAKRLKTVQIRGGEKLGNPLS; encoded by the exons ATGATTGACGCTGTGGAGAGTTCTATCAATGGCGGCGGTTTCTCGCACTTGCAGAGCTGCGGGGATAGTAGCGAGGAGGAGCTCTCCGTCCTTCCTCGCCATACCAAAGTCGTCGTTACTGGAAATAATCGAACCAAATCCGTCCTCGTTGGACTGCAAGGCGTTGTCAAGAAAGCCGTGGGCCTTGGCGGCTGGCATTGGCTG GTTCTAACGAATGGCATAGAGGTGAAACTACAGCGGAATGCGCTTAGTGTGATCGAGGCTCCTACCAGTAACGAGGAAGATGACGATCTCGAATTTGAGAATTTGCAGTGGAATGGAATTGATATGG CATCCGATGACGCCCAAAAACCCCACAAATCAAGGCATAGATTACACAAATCATCTGGGTCATCATCTCACAAGACTATGAGCAGATCCCTTTCCTGTGACTCTCAGTCGAAGAGTTCTGTTTCTGCACCTCAAGGATCCACG GTTGACCTTAGTAAGTTGGAGATGGCTGCACTGTGGAGATACTGGCAACACTTCAATCTG GTAGACGCTATTCCGAACCCGTCGAAAGAGCAACTGATAGACCTTGTTcagaggcatttcatgtcacAG CAACTGGATGAGTTGCAGGTGATAAGGGGTTTTGTGAAGGCTGCAAAGAGGCTGAAGACAGTGCAAATAAGAGGAGGAGAGAAGCTGGGGAATCCATTGAGTTGA
- the LOC111804848 gene encoding uncharacterized protein LOC111804848 isoform X1 — MIDAVESSINGGGFSHLQSCGDSSEEELSVLPRHTKVVVTGNNRTKSVLVGLQGVVKKAVGLGGWHWLVLTNGIEVKLQRNALSVIEAPTSNEEDDDLEFENLQWNGIDMASDDAQKPHKSRHRLHKSSGSSSHKTMSRSLSCDSQSKSSVSAPQGSTKVDLSKLEMAALWRYWQHFNLVDAIPNPSKEQLIDLVQRHFMSQQLDELQVIRGFVKAAKRLKTVQIRGGEKLGNPLS, encoded by the exons ATGATTGACGCTGTGGAGAGTTCTATCAATGGCGGCGGTTTCTCGCACTTGCAGAGCTGCGGGGATAGTAGCGAGGAGGAGCTCTCCGTCCTTCCTCGCCATACCAAAGTCGTCGTTACTGGAAATAATCGAACCAAATCCGTCCTCGTTGGACTGCAAGGCGTTGTCAAGAAAGCCGTGGGCCTTGGCGGCTGGCATTGGCTG GTTCTAACGAATGGCATAGAGGTGAAACTACAGCGGAATGCGCTTAGTGTGATCGAGGCTCCTACCAGTAACGAGGAAGATGACGATCTCGAATTTGAGAATTTGCAGTGGAATGGAATTGATATGG CATCCGATGACGCCCAAAAACCCCACAAATCAAGGCATAGATTACACAAATCATCTGGGTCATCATCTCACAAGACTATGAGCAGATCCCTTTCCTGTGACTCTCAGTCGAAGAGTTCTGTTTCTGCACCTCAAGGATCCACG AAGGTTGACCTTAGTAAGTTGGAGATGGCTGCACTGTGGAGATACTGGCAACACTTCAATCTG GTAGACGCTATTCCGAACCCGTCGAAAGAGCAACTGATAGACCTTGTTcagaggcatttcatgtcacAG CAACTGGATGAGTTGCAGGTGATAAGGGGTTTTGTGAAGGCTGCAAAGAGGCTGAAGACAGTGCAAATAAGAGGAGGAGAGAAGCTGGGGAATCCATTGAGTTGA
- the LOC111805521 gene encoding NAC domain-containing protein 30-like: MTNEETSANRLSSSLIGDLPALDKIRQEFCLLLVTMTPSTVTSSTILDLFSTDNETFLALWRIRSGGSFPANVHDINPYQCKPENLPDGVWYYVEGNVDAGSSFGRWKLKDGDCKLYSNSSFTGGRASYEYYEGQAPYESKTAWVMQKYWMNQMDLRATIEQKETSSLCKVFLGDEQFQNNEMIQKTEFSSILNSEPILNHQLVVTDGSTSNNMASGSTSKSKMNEDDKMIELADAGKRLDNHLEDIHPEMDYYLGDDYLELLDLDNPTSSSSSSENSSCLSMSSNEDFDTMDVLRDVEREINHDRGRRDAACIHSSAPFKLKKEVVYQVASDSLVTIIRSHPPAKETPKTDSSANMKLPSQSKKEGYRMKGASSSCHNKVVSNGEETGVDGGKKRVGRREKSPKKKYFCFFPL; the protein is encoded by the exons ATGACAAACGAGGAGACTTCAGCGAATCGTCTTTCCAGCTCTCTGATCGGCGATCTTCCAG CTCTAGACAAAATTAGACAAGAGTTCTGTCTTCTCCTTGTTACCATGACTCCTTCAACGGTCACCTCTTCAACTATActtgatttattttctactGACAATGAGACTTTTTTAGCATTATGGAGAATAAGGAGTGGAGGATCTTTTCCTGCAAATGTTCATGATATAAATCCTTACCAGTGTAAACCTGAAAATTTACCAG ATGGAGTTTGGTATTACGTTGAGGGCAATGTGGATGCTGGCTCAAGTTTCGGTCGCTGGAAGCTGAAAGATGGAGATTGTAAACTGTATTCAAACTCTTCCTTCACTGGAGGGAGAGCAAGTTATGAATATTATGAAGGTCAAGCACCTTATGAGAGTAAAACAGCCTGGGTTATGCAAAAGTACTGGATGAATCAGATGGACCTGCGTGCCACCATCGAGCAAAAG GAGACCAGCTCACTTTGCAAAGTCTTTCTTGGAGATgaacaatttcaaaacaatgaaatgatTCAGAAAACCGAATTTTCTAGTATTCTCAATTCAGAACCAATCCTAAATCATCAGTTGGTTGTTACAGATGGTTCGACTTCGAATAACATGGCGAGTGGATCGACAAGCAAGTCTAAG ATGAATGAAGATGACAAGATGATAGAATTGGCAGATGCAGGAAAACGTTTGGATAATCATTTAGAAGATATCCATCCTGAGATGGATTATTATTTAGGTGACGACTACTTGGAATTGCTGGATTTAGATAACCCAACATCTTCGTCATCGAGTTCTGAAAATTCTAGTTGCTTGTCCATGTCGTCGAATGAAGATTTTGATACAATGGATGTTCTACGTGATGTAGAACGTGAAATTAACCATGACAGGGGACGAAGAGATGCTGCCTGCATCCATTCCTCTGCACCCTTCAAACTAAAGAAGGAGGTGGTGTATCAAGTGGCTTCAG ATTCTCTTGTCACCATCATAAGAAGCCACCCACCGGCCAAAGAGACTCCCAAGACCGATTCGTCCGCGAACATGAAACTCCCAAGCCAAAGTAAGAAAGAAGGGTACAGAATGAAAGGTGCATCATCAAGTTGTCACAACAAGGTGGTCTCAAATGGTGAAGAAACAGGTGTGGATGGAGGAAAGAAGAGGGTTGGCAGAAGGGAGAAGAGTCCAAAGAAGAAGTACTTTTGCTTCTTTCCTCTTTAG
- the LOC111805522 gene encoding uncharacterized protein LOC111805522, which produces MTNEETSANRLSSSLIGDLPALDKIRQEFCLLLVTMTPSTVTSSTILDLFSTDNETFLALWRIRSGGSFPANVHDINPYQCKPENLPGTFFTRIHVVNFPSFPANVHDMMMFFKAQAS; this is translated from the exons ATGACAAACGAGGAGACTTCAGCGAATCGTCTTTCCAGCTCTCTGATCGGCGATCTTCCAG CTCTAGACAAAATTAGACAAGAGTTCTGTCTTCTCCTTGTTACCATGACTCCTTCAACGGTCACCTCTTCAACTATActtgatttattttctactGACAATGAGACTTTTTTAGCATTATGGAGAATAAGGAGTGGAGGATCTTTTCCTGCAAATGTTCATGATATAAATCCTTACCAGTGTAAACCTGAAAATTTACCAGGTACTTTTTTCACAAGAATTCATGTTGTTAATTTCCCAAGTTTTCCAGcaaatgttcatgatatgatgatgttctTCAAGGCTCAGGCCTCTTGA
- the LOC111805859 gene encoding protein BRASSINAZOLE-RESISTANT 1-like: MPFSISCGIIAAANRKMTSDGATSATTSRRKPSWRERENNRTRERRRRAIAAKIYAGLRAQGNFNLPKHCDNNEVLKALCADAGWTVEDDGTTYRKGCRPPPIDIVGSSTRATPYTSQNPSPLSSSFPSPMASYQVSPSSSSFPSPSRLDANHPSNLIPYLRQAIPKSLPGLRISNSAPVTPPLSSPASNWEVTAKESLSLLNYPFFAVSAPASPTRPQLLHTPATIHECDESESSTNDSNQWALLRACAPTSPTFNLMKPADQHALHGGFIKENGRGNEFEFLGCKVKPWEGEKIHEVGLEDLELTLGSGKAQNDNNSKKPCFD; the protein is encoded by the exons ATG CCGTTTTCCATTTCCTGCGGGATTATCGCTGCGGCAAACCGGAAGATGACCTCCGACGGCGCCACTTCTGCCACCACTAGCCGGCGGAAGCCGTCCTGGAGGGAGCGGGAGAATAATCGGACCAGAGAACGACGAAGGAGAGCCATCGCGGCTAAGATCTACGCTGGCCTTAGGGCTCAAGGCAACTTCAATTTGCCTAAACATTGTGACAATAACGAGGTTCTTAAAGCCCTCTGTGCTGATGCTGGTTGGACCGTCGAAGACGACGGAACCACTTATCGGAAG GGATGCAGGCCGCCCCCAATCGATATCGTCGGCAGTTCCACCAGAGCCACCCCCTACACATCCCAAAATCCAAGCCCATTGTCTTCTTCATTTCCTAGTCCAATGGCATCCTATCAAGTCAgtccctcctcctcctccttcccgAGCCCGTCCCGTTTGGACGCCAACCATCCATCAAACCTCATTCCATATCTTCGCCAAGCGATTCCCAAATCACTTCCTGGTCTTAGAATCTCAAACAGTGCTCCCGTGACGCCTCCTCTTTCATCCCCTGCATCAAATTGGGAGGTCACAGCTAAAGAATCCTTGTCCTTGTTGAATTACCCTTTCTTTGCAGTATCCGCCCCAGCTAGCCCGACACGCCCTCAGCTGCTGCATACTCCCGCCACGATCCACGAATGCGATGAGTCTGAATCATCCACCAATGACTCCAATCAATGGGCACTTCTCCGTGCCTGTGCGCCAACTTCTCCCACCTTCAACCTTATGAAACCTGCTGATCAGCATGCTCTGCACGGTGGtttcatcaaagaaaatggaagaggaaACGAATTTGAGTTCTTGGGCTGTAAGGTTAAGCCCTGGGAAGGGGAGAAGATCCATGAAGTTGGATTGGAGGATTTAGAGCTCACACTCGGTAGCGGTAAGGCTCAAAACGATAACAATAGTAAGAAACCTTGTTTTGATTGA
- the LOC111805738 gene encoding peroxisomal membrane protein 11A-like: MASKAPPSSTEKQRDFFNHLEAYLAKRDGVDKLLKISRYATKIILSSSALPESLPLTHRLKSFESSVGVSRKAFRLGKFIQDLNALRNSHFESRQQLLLALVAYGGEGFYYFIEQFIWLAKSGLIDKRHSNHLQKISAWAELIGYIGSISLKIRDLKRILEDEACLKASIEIAVTRGDKHREEEERMKKLQTKKLMKKLSIVQDFADGFMAAADIRDGNGRLSGPLPISWAGLISALISTHKNWISC; encoded by the coding sequence ATGGCTTCCAAAGCTCCCCCCTCCTCTACCGAGAAACAAAGAGACTTCTTCAATCACCTCGAAGCTTACCTCGCAAAGAGAGACGGCGTCGACAAGCTCTTGAAAATCTCCAGGTACGCCACCAAGATCATCCTCTCCTCCTCCGCTCTTCCCGAATCCCTTCCTCTTACGCACCGTCTCAAGAGCTTCGAATCCAGCGTCGGCGTCAGTCGCAAAGCCTTCCGTCTCGGCAAGTTCATCCAAGACCTAAACGCCTTGAGAAATTCGCATTTCGAATCTCGCCAACAACTTCTGCTCGCTCTCGTTGCCTATGGCGGAGAGGGATTTTATTACTTTATCGAACAGTTCATTTGGTTGGCTAAATCTGGTTTAATTGACAAACGGCACTCGAATCACTTGCAGAAGATCAGCGCGTGGGCGGAATTAATCGGCTATATCGGCAGTATTTCGTTGAAAATTAGGGATTTGAAACGGATTCTTGAAGACGAGGCGTGTTTGAAAGCGAGTATTGAGATTGCAGTTACCAGAGGAGATAAACATcgggaagaggaagagaggatgaagaaattgCAAACGAAAAAGCTGATGAAGAAGCTTTCGATTGTTCAAGATTTTGCCGATGGATTCATGGCGGCGGCGGACATTCGCGATGGGAATGGCCGGCTTTCAGGTCCTCTTCCAATTTCTTGGGCTGGGCTTATCTCGGCATTGATTAGCACTCATAAGAACTGGATATCATGCTGA
- the LOC111805928 gene encoding lysophospholipid acyltransferase LPEAT1-like isoform X3 produces the protein MASELHQLRFDPPQSNASDESSAQDDRPLLNPDSDAVADDDSDDLHQKYAPFVRRDVYGTMGRGELPWMEKVLLAIALVTIVPIRVVIGTSLLFLYYMICRVCTLFHDPNRETDEQEDYAHMVGWRRSVIVCTGRFLSRAMLFVLGFYWISEVYRILPNEDKSTNENEGQEKSQESERPGAIISNHVSYLDILYHMSSSFPSFVAKRSVANIPLVGIISKCLGCVYVQRESKTSDSKGVSGVVSERIREAVKNSSAPMMMLFPEGTTTNGEFLLPFKTGAFLSRAPVLPLILRYPYQRFSLAWESITGGRHFLLLLCQFVNHMEVIRLPVYVPSPEEKNDPKLYANNVRRLMAKEGNMMLSDIGLAEKRVYLAALNVLVCPGMNCYDGGEVTHPSIYVGTPRQC, from the exons ATGGCGTCTGAGCTCCACCAATTGAGATTCGACCCGCCCCAATCCAACGCGTCCGATGAGTCTTCTGCCCAGGACGACCGTCCACTGTTGAATCCAGACTCTGACGCCGTTGCCGACGACGATTCCGACGATCTCCACCAGAAATATGCTCCGTTTGTCCGACGAGATGTTTACGGCACCATGGGCCGAGGGGAGCTGCCGTGGATGGAGAAGGTGCTGCTCGCAATAGCGCTCGTTACAATCGTTCCTATACGGGTGGTTATTGGGACGAGTTTGCTGTTCCTCTATTACATGATTTGCAGAGTTTGTACGTTATTTCACGATCCGAATAGGGAGACGGATGAGCAGGAGGACTACGCGCATATGGTGGGATGGAGGAGGTCCGTAATTGTTTGCACCGGAAGATTTCTGTCCAGAGCCATGTTATtcgttttagggttttattgGATTTCGGAAGTTTATCGAATCCTGCCAAATGAGGACAAGTCAACTAACGAG AACGAGGGGCAAGAGAAGTCTCAAGAATCTGAAAGACCAGGGGCCATTATCAGCAACCATGTATCATATTTGGATATCTTGTATCATatgtcttcttcctttccaaGTTTTGTTGCTAAG AGATCAGTGGCTAACATTCCTCTAGTTGGTATTATCAG CAAGTGCCTTGGCTGTGTTTATGTTCAACGGGAGTCAAAGACATCTGACTCCAAGGGTGTTTCAG GTGTTGTGAGTGAAAGAATTCGAGAAGCTGTGAAGAATAGCTCTGCTCCCATGATGATGCTTTTTCCAG AAGGAACAACTACGAATGGGGAGTTTCTCCTGCCATTCAAAACGGGTGCATTTTTGTCAAGAGCTCCTGTTCTTCCATTGATTTTAAGATATCCGTATCAGAGATTTAGTTTGGCCTGGGAATCAATAACAGGA GGCcgtcattttttacttcttctcTGTCAATTTGTAAATCACATGGAGGTAATAAGACTGCCGGTCTACGTCCCATCAccagaagaaaagaatgatCCGAAGCTTTATGCTAATAATGTTAGAAGGTTGATGGCCAAAGAG GGAAATATGATGCTTTCGGATATTGGACTCGCGGAGAAGCGTGTTTATCTTGCTGCTCTGAATG TTTTAGTTTGTCCAGGAATGAACTGTTATGACGGGGGGGAAGTTACGCACCCATCCATCTATGTAG GTACACCACGGCAATGCTAA
- the LOC111805928 gene encoding lysophospholipid acyltransferase LPEAT1-like isoform X4: protein MASELHQLRFDPPQSNASDESSAQDDRPLLNPDSDAVADDDSDDLHQKYAPFVRRDVYGTMGRGELPWMEKVLLAIALVTIVPIRVVIGTSLLFLYYMICRVCTLFHDPNRETDEQEDYAHMVGWRRSVIVCTGRFLSRAMLFVLGFYWISEVYRILPNEDKSTNENEGQEKSQESERPGAIISNHVSYLDILYHMSSSFPSFVAKRSVANIPLVGIISKCLGCVYVQRESKTSDSKGVSGVVSERIREAVKNSSAPMMMLFPEGTTTNGEFLLPFKTGAFLSRAPVLPLILRYPYQRFSLAWESITGGRHFLLLLCQFVNHMEVIRLPVYVPSPEEKNDPKLYANNVRRLMAKEGNMMLSDIGLAEKRVYLAALNGTPRQC from the exons ATGGCGTCTGAGCTCCACCAATTGAGATTCGACCCGCCCCAATCCAACGCGTCCGATGAGTCTTCTGCCCAGGACGACCGTCCACTGTTGAATCCAGACTCTGACGCCGTTGCCGACGACGATTCCGACGATCTCCACCAGAAATATGCTCCGTTTGTCCGACGAGATGTTTACGGCACCATGGGCCGAGGGGAGCTGCCGTGGATGGAGAAGGTGCTGCTCGCAATAGCGCTCGTTACAATCGTTCCTATACGGGTGGTTATTGGGACGAGTTTGCTGTTCCTCTATTACATGATTTGCAGAGTTTGTACGTTATTTCACGATCCGAATAGGGAGACGGATGAGCAGGAGGACTACGCGCATATGGTGGGATGGAGGAGGTCCGTAATTGTTTGCACCGGAAGATTTCTGTCCAGAGCCATGTTATtcgttttagggttttattgGATTTCGGAAGTTTATCGAATCCTGCCAAATGAGGACAAGTCAACTAACGAG AACGAGGGGCAAGAGAAGTCTCAAGAATCTGAAAGACCAGGGGCCATTATCAGCAACCATGTATCATATTTGGATATCTTGTATCATatgtcttcttcctttccaaGTTTTGTTGCTAAG AGATCAGTGGCTAACATTCCTCTAGTTGGTATTATCAG CAAGTGCCTTGGCTGTGTTTATGTTCAACGGGAGTCAAAGACATCTGACTCCAAGGGTGTTTCAG GTGTTGTGAGTGAAAGAATTCGAGAAGCTGTGAAGAATAGCTCTGCTCCCATGATGATGCTTTTTCCAG AAGGAACAACTACGAATGGGGAGTTTCTCCTGCCATTCAAAACGGGTGCATTTTTGTCAAGAGCTCCTGTTCTTCCATTGATTTTAAGATATCCGTATCAGAGATTTAGTTTGGCCTGGGAATCAATAACAGGA GGCcgtcattttttacttcttctcTGTCAATTTGTAAATCACATGGAGGTAATAAGACTGCCGGTCTACGTCCCATCAccagaagaaaagaatgatCCGAAGCTTTATGCTAATAATGTTAGAAGGTTGATGGCCAAAGAG GGAAATATGATGCTTTCGGATATTGGACTCGCGGAGAAGCGTGTTTATCTTGCTGCTCTGAATG GTACACCACGGCAATGCTAA
- the LOC111805928 gene encoding lysophospholipid acyltransferase LPEAT1-like isoform X1: protein MASELHQLRFDPPQSNASDESSAQDDRPLLNPDSDAVADDDSDDLHQKYAPFVRRDVYGTMGRGELPWMEKVLLAIALVTIVPIRVVIGTSLLFLYYMICRVCTLFHDPNRETDEQEDYAHMVGWRRSVIVCTGRFLSRAMLFVLGFYWISEVYRILPNEDKSTNENEGQEKSQESERPGAIISNHVSYLDILYHMSSSFPSFVAKRSVANIPLVGIISKCLGCVYVQRESKTSDSKGVSGVVSERIREAVKNSSAPMMMLFPEGTTTNGEFLLPFKTGAFLSRAPVLPLILRYPYQRFSLAWESITGGRHFLLLLCQFVNHMEVIRLPVYVPSPEEKNDPKLYANNVRRLMAKEGNMMLSDIGLAEKRVYLAALNVLVCPGMNCYDGGEVTHPSIYVGTTRVRFLACIIYISNKHNI from the exons ATGGCGTCTGAGCTCCACCAATTGAGATTCGACCCGCCCCAATCCAACGCGTCCGATGAGTCTTCTGCCCAGGACGACCGTCCACTGTTGAATCCAGACTCTGACGCCGTTGCCGACGACGATTCCGACGATCTCCACCAGAAATATGCTCCGTTTGTCCGACGAGATGTTTACGGCACCATGGGCCGAGGGGAGCTGCCGTGGATGGAGAAGGTGCTGCTCGCAATAGCGCTCGTTACAATCGTTCCTATACGGGTGGTTATTGGGACGAGTTTGCTGTTCCTCTATTACATGATTTGCAGAGTTTGTACGTTATTTCACGATCCGAATAGGGAGACGGATGAGCAGGAGGACTACGCGCATATGGTGGGATGGAGGAGGTCCGTAATTGTTTGCACCGGAAGATTTCTGTCCAGAGCCATGTTATtcgttttagggttttattgGATTTCGGAAGTTTATCGAATCCTGCCAAATGAGGACAAGTCAACTAACGAG AACGAGGGGCAAGAGAAGTCTCAAGAATCTGAAAGACCAGGGGCCATTATCAGCAACCATGTATCATATTTGGATATCTTGTATCATatgtcttcttcctttccaaGTTTTGTTGCTAAG AGATCAGTGGCTAACATTCCTCTAGTTGGTATTATCAG CAAGTGCCTTGGCTGTGTTTATGTTCAACGGGAGTCAAAGACATCTGACTCCAAGGGTGTTTCAG GTGTTGTGAGTGAAAGAATTCGAGAAGCTGTGAAGAATAGCTCTGCTCCCATGATGATGCTTTTTCCAG AAGGAACAACTACGAATGGGGAGTTTCTCCTGCCATTCAAAACGGGTGCATTTTTGTCAAGAGCTCCTGTTCTTCCATTGATTTTAAGATATCCGTATCAGAGATTTAGTTTGGCCTGGGAATCAATAACAGGA GGCcgtcattttttacttcttctcTGTCAATTTGTAAATCACATGGAGGTAATAAGACTGCCGGTCTACGTCCCATCAccagaagaaaagaatgatCCGAAGCTTTATGCTAATAATGTTAGAAGGTTGATGGCCAAAGAG GGAAATATGATGCTTTCGGATATTGGACTCGCGGAGAAGCGTGTTTATCTTGCTGCTCTGAATG TTTTAGTTTGTCCAGGAATGAACTGTTATGACGGGGGGGAAGTTACGCACCCATCCATCTATGTAGGTACTACTAGAGTGCGTTTCTTGGCctgtataatatatatatctaacaaACATAATATTTGA
- the LOC111805928 gene encoding lysophospholipid acyltransferase LPEAT1-like isoform X2, with product MASELHQLRFDPPQSNASDESSAQDDRPLLNPDSDAVADDDSDDLHQKYAPFVRRDVYGTMGRGELPWMEKVLLAIALVTIVPIRVVIGTSLLFLYYMICRVCTLFHDPNRETDEQEDYAHMVGWRRSVIVCTGRFLSRAMLFVLGFYWISEVYRILPNEDKSTNENEGQEKSQESERPGAIISNHVSYLDILYHMSSSFPSFVAKRSVANIPLVGIISKCLGCVYVQRESKTSDSKGVSGVVSERIREAVKNSSAPMMMLFPEGTTTNGEFLLPFKTGAFLSRAPVLPLILRYPYQRFSLAWESITGGRHFLLLLCQFVNHMEVIRLPVYVPSPEEKNDPKLYANNVRRLMAKEGNMMLSDIGLAEKRVYLAALNVLVCPGMNCYDGGEVTHPSIYVHHGNANLGCHHL from the exons ATGGCGTCTGAGCTCCACCAATTGAGATTCGACCCGCCCCAATCCAACGCGTCCGATGAGTCTTCTGCCCAGGACGACCGTCCACTGTTGAATCCAGACTCTGACGCCGTTGCCGACGACGATTCCGACGATCTCCACCAGAAATATGCTCCGTTTGTCCGACGAGATGTTTACGGCACCATGGGCCGAGGGGAGCTGCCGTGGATGGAGAAGGTGCTGCTCGCAATAGCGCTCGTTACAATCGTTCCTATACGGGTGGTTATTGGGACGAGTTTGCTGTTCCTCTATTACATGATTTGCAGAGTTTGTACGTTATTTCACGATCCGAATAGGGAGACGGATGAGCAGGAGGACTACGCGCATATGGTGGGATGGAGGAGGTCCGTAATTGTTTGCACCGGAAGATTTCTGTCCAGAGCCATGTTATtcgttttagggttttattgGATTTCGGAAGTTTATCGAATCCTGCCAAATGAGGACAAGTCAACTAACGAG AACGAGGGGCAAGAGAAGTCTCAAGAATCTGAAAGACCAGGGGCCATTATCAGCAACCATGTATCATATTTGGATATCTTGTATCATatgtcttcttcctttccaaGTTTTGTTGCTAAG AGATCAGTGGCTAACATTCCTCTAGTTGGTATTATCAG CAAGTGCCTTGGCTGTGTTTATGTTCAACGGGAGTCAAAGACATCTGACTCCAAGGGTGTTTCAG GTGTTGTGAGTGAAAGAATTCGAGAAGCTGTGAAGAATAGCTCTGCTCCCATGATGATGCTTTTTCCAG AAGGAACAACTACGAATGGGGAGTTTCTCCTGCCATTCAAAACGGGTGCATTTTTGTCAAGAGCTCCTGTTCTTCCATTGATTTTAAGATATCCGTATCAGAGATTTAGTTTGGCCTGGGAATCAATAACAGGA GGCcgtcattttttacttcttctcTGTCAATTTGTAAATCACATGGAGGTAATAAGACTGCCGGTCTACGTCCCATCAccagaagaaaagaatgatCCGAAGCTTTATGCTAATAATGTTAGAAGGTTGATGGCCAAAGAG GGAAATATGATGCTTTCGGATATTGGACTCGCGGAGAAGCGTGTTTATCTTGCTGCTCTGAATG TTTTAGTTTGTCCAGGAATGAACTGTTATGACGGGGGGGAAGTTACGCACCCATCCATCTAT GTACACCACGGCAATGCTAATTTGGGATGTCATCATCTGTAA